In Dioscorea cayenensis subsp. rotundata cultivar TDr96_F1 unplaced genomic scaffold, TDr96_F1_v2_PseudoChromosome.rev07_lg8_w22 25.fasta BLBR01002214.1, whole genome shotgun sequence, one DNA window encodes the following:
- the LOC120257593 gene encoding putative receptor like protein 25 translates to MAVTNHNEWWSLLSIFSEVFSSYSIWGSLPDSFAYSESLLINAKGLQVEYSKILSLVTSMDLSNNKLSCELPDELTKLHGLHFLNLSYNLFNGKIPESISDMKQLESLDLSENNLFGTIPSGMSTLNFLSHLNVSHNNLSGTIPSGGQLQTFEPSAYNWNHDLCGSPLQNCANETHYSQEANEEEGKGDWSEMLWLSVGHAMGFIIGFWMIIVTIMMNQTIRIAYFRSVDKVHDWIYVKVVVYSRRLKSICSRRN, encoded by the coding sequence ATGGCAGTCACCAATCACAACGAATGGTGGTCTTTGCTCTCCATTTTCAGTGAggttttttcttcatattctaTATGGGGCAGTCTTCCAGATAGCTTTGCATACTCAGAATCTCTCTTGATAAACGCAAAAGGACTCCAAGTGGAATACTCCAAGATTCTATCATTAGTCACAAGCATGGATTTATCAAACAATAAGCTTTCCTGTGAGTTGCCTGACGAACTCACCAAATTGCATGGGCTGCATTTCTTGAATCTTTCTTACAACCTTTTCAATGGAAAGATACCAGAAAGCATCAGTGACATGAAACAACTGGAATCACTTGATCTGTCAGAGAACAATTTATTTGGAACCATTCCTTCAGGTATGTCTACTTTGAACTTCTTGAGCCATTTGAACGTATCACACAACAATTTGTCAGGAACAATTCCATCGGGCGGCCAACTTCAGACGTTTGAACCATCAGCCTATAATTGGAATCATGATCTCTGTGGATCACCTCTTCAGAATTGTGCTAATGAGACACATTATTCCCAAGAGGCCAacgaagaagaaggaaaaggagaTTGGTCAGAGATGTTATGGCTTTCCGTAGGTCATGCAATGGGATTCATAATTGGCTTCTGGATGATCATCGTTACCATTATGATGAACCAAACCATAAGAATTGCTTATTTCCGATCTGTTGACAAAGTACATGATTGGATATATGTTAAGGTGGTCGTGTACTCTCGGAGGCTAAAATCAATTTGCTCAAGGAGGAACTGA